In a single window of the Metopolophium dirhodum isolate CAU chromosome 2, ASM1992520v1, whole genome shotgun sequence genome:
- the LOC132938709 gene encoding kelch-like protein 3 isoform X3, whose protein sequence is MFTGNFKDTQLLEVKNVEITPNSLELLLDFLYTSQLTINDSNVQDLLTASDFLLLNDVKKECLNYIEQTIDIDNFMTVKSIYDINKIRDLHELFLSYILKNYNNIIKSNTFLSFSFELMMELIQSDDLCAEEEEVYESTMMWLKHDLKKRLKYMPQLIKSIRLCLMSVDYLDSTVQEEDLIQSDNTCMRCLFHAYKVHRQIKTVDNESVLAYSITHRKFTKKSQSFNILGNEHDKDNINSSLENFLLIKDSPEFMSLKFEQLMELIKSDDLCAEELQVYEATISWIKYDVKNRSELLPKLFLSIRLPLIQVKDLINIVEHEELVSSNSICMGILFETYRILALHKNEFMKTSECEFNIFNYRNHNLKQVMVLYMKSGYSKIEWFDSINNAFYECSLTWPSDYTTSNLILKDGRIFSISYSDDNVNSVKLYDGNYNTWKSISTPNFVHCYSSIIQFYDRVYVMSTNGVEYYDIQSEKWQEVKFKISGTTNLKLAIVSDLIYGVCTEKAFYYDPKTDFGQLIGSLGTGIKNIYSICSFNNQLYVIGGCNLYNDGHGIILQKHNPQTNTWISVYCSYRTSKAPGVIVLKGELYLMGGENCNYTQIYKPESNTFLTKDAIYLNSSIHSNTQAFVIDTKSINPKNILKYYSSNEI, encoded by the exons atgtttactggAAACTTCAAAGATACTCAATTGTTGGAGGTAAAAAATGTAGAGATCACTCCTAATTCACTTGAACTATTATTGGATTTTCTATATACAtcacaattaacaataaatgatTCTAATGTGCAG gatttattAACGGCATCAGATTTTTTATTGCTCAATGATGTGAAAAaggaatgtttaaattatatagaacaAACAATTGATATTGATAACTTTATGACAGTAAAAAgcatttatgatataaataaaataagagatctgcatgaattatttttgtcatacatactaaaaaattataa taacattattaaatcaaatacatttttatcattttcgtTTGAATTGATGATGGAACTTATTCAGAGTGATGACTTATGTGCAGAAGAAGAAGAG GTTTATGAATCTACTATGATGTGGTTGAAACACGATctaaaaaaacgtttaaaatacaTGCCACAGTTAATTAAGTCCATTCGGTTATGTCTAATGTCAGTTGATTATTTGGATAGTACTGTTCAAGAAGAGGATCTCATTCAATCTGATAATACAT gtatgcgTTGCTTATTTCATGCCTATAAAGTTCACCGTCAAATAAAGACAGTAGATAATGAATCAGTATTGGCTTATAGTATTACACATCGCAAATTCACCAag aaatcacagtcatttaatattttgggaAACGAACATGATAAAGATAACATTAATTCATCACTTGAAAATTTTTt GCTTATAAAAGATTCACCAGAATTTATgtcattgaaatttgaacaattaATGGAACTAATTAAAAGCGATGATTTATGTGCTGAAGAATtacaa GTTTATGAAGCTACTATTTCTTGGATAAAATATGATGTGAAAAATCGTTCTGAATTGCTTCCTAAGTTATTCCTATCAATACGTCTACCATTAATACAAGTAAAAGACTTAATCAATATTGTTGAACATGAAGAGCTAGTGTCTTCAAATTCAATAT gtatggGCATTTTATTCGAAACATACAGAATACTTGCACttcataaaaatgaatttatgaaAACATCAGAatgtgaatttaatattttcaactatagaaATCATAATCTAAAacaa GTCatggtattatatatgaaaTCAGGTTATTCAAAAATTGAGTGGTTTGACAGTATTAACAATGCTTTTTATGAATGTTCATTAACTTGGCCCTCTGACTACACtacatcaaatttaatattaaaagatgGTAGAATCTTTAGTATAAGTTACAGTGATGA TAATGTTAACTCCGTGAAATTATATGATGGCAATTATAATACATGGAAGTCTATAAGTACTCCTAATTTTGTTCATTGTTATTCAAGtatcatacaattttatgaCCGAGTTTAtgta ATGTCTACCAATGGTGTTGAGTATTATGATATTCAAAGTGAAAAATGGCAAgaagttaagtttaaaataagtgGAACTACTAATTTAAAACTTGCAATAGTTTCCGATTTAATTTATGGT gTTTGCACTGAGAAAGCTTTTTATTATGATCCAAAAACTGACTTTGGTCAATTAATTGGTTCTTTGGGAactggtataaaaaatatatattcaatttgtTCATTTAATAACCAATTGTATGTAATTGGTGGCTGTAATCTGTATAATGATGGACAtggtattattttacaaaagcACAATCCACAAACTAATACATGGATTAGTGTTTACTGTTCATACAGAACCTCAAAAGCACCAG GTGTTATTGTATTAAAAGGAGAGCTATATCTAATGGGTGGcgaaaattgtaattatactcAAATTTACAAACCTGAatcgaatacatttttaactaaagatGCCATCTACCTCAATTCTTCAATACATTCTAATACACAAGCATTTGTAATTGATACAAAAAGTATAAATccaaagaatattttgaaatattattccagtaatgaaatttaa
- the LOC132938709 gene encoding kelch-like protein 3 isoform X2: MSDQEPRQTNFCAEKRFSLSYDVLNTMRRNNEFCDVLFVVGGKKIAAHKVILASHSNYFNKMFTGNFKDTQLLEVKNVEITPNSLELLLDFLYTSQLTINDSNVQDLLTASDFLLLNDVKKECLNYIEQTIDIDNFMTVKSIYDINKIRDLHELFLSYILKNYNNIIKSNTFLSFSFELMMELIQSDDLCAEEEEVYESTMMWLKHDLKKRLKYMPQLIKSIRLCLMSVDYLDSTVQEEDLIQSDNTCMRCLFHAYKVHRQIKTVDNESVLAYSITHRKFTKKSQSFNILGNEHDKDNINSSLENFLLIKDSPEFMSLKFEQLMELIKSDDLCAEELQVYEATISWIKYDVKNRSELLPKLFLSIRLPLIQVKDLINIVEHEELVSSNSICMGILFETYRILALHKNEFMKTSECEFNIFNYRNHNLKQVMVLYMKSGYSKIEWFDSINNAFYECSLTWPSDYTTSNLILKDGRIFSISYSDDNVNSVKLYDGNYNTWKSISTPNFVHCYSSIIQFYDRVYVVCTEKAFYYDPKTDFGQLIGSLGTGIKNIYSICSFNNQLYVIGGCNLYNDGHGIILQKHNPQTNTWISVYCSYRTSKAPGVIVLKGELYLMGGENCNYTQIYKPESNTFLTKDAIYLNSSIHSNTQAFVIDTKSINPKNILKYYSSNEI; the protein is encoded by the exons ATGTCTGATCAAGAGCCTAGGCAGACCAATTTCTGCGCCGAAAAACGTTTTTCATTATCATATGATGTATTAAATACCATGCggag AAATAATGAATTTTGTGATGTGCTGTTTGTAGTTGGAGGAAAAAAAATAGCAGCTCACAAAGTTATACTGGCTTctcatagtaattattttaataaaatgtttactggAAACTTCAAAGATACTCAATTGTTGGAGGTAAAAAATGTAGAGATCACTCCTAATTCACTTGAACTATTATTGGATTTTCTATATACAtcacaattaacaataaatgatTCTAATGTGCAG gatttattAACGGCATCAGATTTTTTATTGCTCAATGATGTGAAAAaggaatgtttaaattatatagaacaAACAATTGATATTGATAACTTTATGACAGTAAAAAgcatttatgatataaataaaataagagatctgcatgaattatttttgtcatacatactaaaaaattataa taacattattaaatcaaatacatttttatcattttcgtTTGAATTGATGATGGAACTTATTCAGAGTGATGACTTATGTGCAGAAGAAGAAGAG GTTTATGAATCTACTATGATGTGGTTGAAACACGATctaaaaaaacgtttaaaatacaTGCCACAGTTAATTAAGTCCATTCGGTTATGTCTAATGTCAGTTGATTATTTGGATAGTACTGTTCAAGAAGAGGATCTCATTCAATCTGATAATACAT gtatgcgTTGCTTATTTCATGCCTATAAAGTTCACCGTCAAATAAAGACAGTAGATAATGAATCAGTATTGGCTTATAGTATTACACATCGCAAATTCACCAag aaatcacagtcatttaatattttgggaAACGAACATGATAAAGATAACATTAATTCATCACTTGAAAATTTTTt GCTTATAAAAGATTCACCAGAATTTATgtcattgaaatttgaacaattaATGGAACTAATTAAAAGCGATGATTTATGTGCTGAAGAATtacaa GTTTATGAAGCTACTATTTCTTGGATAAAATATGATGTGAAAAATCGTTCTGAATTGCTTCCTAAGTTATTCCTATCAATACGTCTACCATTAATACAAGTAAAAGACTTAATCAATATTGTTGAACATGAAGAGCTAGTGTCTTCAAATTCAATAT gtatggGCATTTTATTCGAAACATACAGAATACTTGCACttcataaaaatgaatttatgaaAACATCAGAatgtgaatttaatattttcaactatagaaATCATAATCTAAAacaa GTCatggtattatatatgaaaTCAGGTTATTCAAAAATTGAGTGGTTTGACAGTATTAACAATGCTTTTTATGAATGTTCATTAACTTGGCCCTCTGACTACACtacatcaaatttaatattaaaagatgGTAGAATCTTTAGTATAAGTTACAGTGATGA TAATGTTAACTCCGTGAAATTATATGATGGCAATTATAATACATGGAAGTCTATAAGTACTCCTAATTTTGTTCATTGTTATTCAAGtatcatacaattttatgaCCGAGTTTAtgta gTTTGCACTGAGAAAGCTTTTTATTATGATCCAAAAACTGACTTTGGTCAATTAATTGGTTCTTTGGGAactggtataaaaaatatatattcaatttgtTCATTTAATAACCAATTGTATGTAATTGGTGGCTGTAATCTGTATAATGATGGACAtggtattattttacaaaagcACAATCCACAAACTAATACATGGATTAGTGTTTACTGTTCATACAGAACCTCAAAAGCACCAG GTGTTATTGTATTAAAAGGAGAGCTATATCTAATGGGTGGcgaaaattgtaattatactcAAATTTACAAACCTGAatcgaatacatttttaactaaagatGCCATCTACCTCAATTCTTCAATACATTCTAATACACAAGCATTTGTAATTGATACAAAAAGTATAAATccaaagaatattttgaaatattattccagtaatgaaatttaa
- the LOC132938709 gene encoding kelch-like protein 20 isoform X1 — MSDQEPRQTNFCAEKRFSLSYDVLNTMRRNNEFCDVLFVVGGKKIAAHKVILASHSNYFNKMFTGNFKDTQLLEVKNVEITPNSLELLLDFLYTSQLTINDSNVQDLLTASDFLLLNDVKKECLNYIEQTIDIDNFMTVKSIYDINKIRDLHELFLSYILKNYNNIIKSNTFLSFSFELMMELIQSDDLCAEEEEVYESTMMWLKHDLKKRLKYMPQLIKSIRLCLMSVDYLDSTVQEEDLIQSDNTCMRCLFHAYKVHRQIKTVDNESVLAYSITHRKFTKKSQSFNILGNEHDKDNINSSLENFLLIKDSPEFMSLKFEQLMELIKSDDLCAEELQVYEATISWIKYDVKNRSELLPKLFLSIRLPLIQVKDLINIVEHEELVSSNSICMGILFETYRILALHKNEFMKTSECEFNIFNYRNHNLKQVMVLYMKSGYSKIEWFDSINNAFYECSLTWPSDYTTSNLILKDGRIFSISYSDDNVNSVKLYDGNYNTWKSISTPNFVHCYSSIIQFYDRVYVMSTNGVEYYDIQSEKWQEVKFKISGTTNLKLAIVSDLIYGVCTEKAFYYDPKTDFGQLIGSLGTGIKNIYSICSFNNQLYVIGGCNLYNDGHGIILQKHNPQTNTWISVYCSYRTSKAPGVIVLKGELYLMGGENCNYTQIYKPESNTFLTKDAIYLNSSIHSNTQAFVIDTKSINPKNILKYYSSNEI, encoded by the exons ATGTCTGATCAAGAGCCTAGGCAGACCAATTTCTGCGCCGAAAAACGTTTTTCATTATCATATGATGTATTAAATACCATGCggag AAATAATGAATTTTGTGATGTGCTGTTTGTAGTTGGAGGAAAAAAAATAGCAGCTCACAAAGTTATACTGGCTTctcatagtaattattttaataaaatgtttactggAAACTTCAAAGATACTCAATTGTTGGAGGTAAAAAATGTAGAGATCACTCCTAATTCACTTGAACTATTATTGGATTTTCTATATACAtcacaattaacaataaatgatTCTAATGTGCAG gatttattAACGGCATCAGATTTTTTATTGCTCAATGATGTGAAAAaggaatgtttaaattatatagaacaAACAATTGATATTGATAACTTTATGACAGTAAAAAgcatttatgatataaataaaataagagatctgcatgaattatttttgtcatacatactaaaaaattataa taacattattaaatcaaatacatttttatcattttcgtTTGAATTGATGATGGAACTTATTCAGAGTGATGACTTATGTGCAGAAGAAGAAGAG GTTTATGAATCTACTATGATGTGGTTGAAACACGATctaaaaaaacgtttaaaatacaTGCCACAGTTAATTAAGTCCATTCGGTTATGTCTAATGTCAGTTGATTATTTGGATAGTACTGTTCAAGAAGAGGATCTCATTCAATCTGATAATACAT gtatgcgTTGCTTATTTCATGCCTATAAAGTTCACCGTCAAATAAAGACAGTAGATAATGAATCAGTATTGGCTTATAGTATTACACATCGCAAATTCACCAag aaatcacagtcatttaatattttgggaAACGAACATGATAAAGATAACATTAATTCATCACTTGAAAATTTTTt GCTTATAAAAGATTCACCAGAATTTATgtcattgaaatttgaacaattaATGGAACTAATTAAAAGCGATGATTTATGTGCTGAAGAATtacaa GTTTATGAAGCTACTATTTCTTGGATAAAATATGATGTGAAAAATCGTTCTGAATTGCTTCCTAAGTTATTCCTATCAATACGTCTACCATTAATACAAGTAAAAGACTTAATCAATATTGTTGAACATGAAGAGCTAGTGTCTTCAAATTCAATAT gtatggGCATTTTATTCGAAACATACAGAATACTTGCACttcataaaaatgaatttatgaaAACATCAGAatgtgaatttaatattttcaactatagaaATCATAATCTAAAacaa GTCatggtattatatatgaaaTCAGGTTATTCAAAAATTGAGTGGTTTGACAGTATTAACAATGCTTTTTATGAATGTTCATTAACTTGGCCCTCTGACTACACtacatcaaatttaatattaaaagatgGTAGAATCTTTAGTATAAGTTACAGTGATGA TAATGTTAACTCCGTGAAATTATATGATGGCAATTATAATACATGGAAGTCTATAAGTACTCCTAATTTTGTTCATTGTTATTCAAGtatcatacaattttatgaCCGAGTTTAtgta ATGTCTACCAATGGTGTTGAGTATTATGATATTCAAAGTGAAAAATGGCAAgaagttaagtttaaaataagtgGAACTACTAATTTAAAACTTGCAATAGTTTCCGATTTAATTTATGGT gTTTGCACTGAGAAAGCTTTTTATTATGATCCAAAAACTGACTTTGGTCAATTAATTGGTTCTTTGGGAactggtataaaaaatatatattcaatttgtTCATTTAATAACCAATTGTATGTAATTGGTGGCTGTAATCTGTATAATGATGGACAtggtattattttacaaaagcACAATCCACAAACTAATACATGGATTAGTGTTTACTGTTCATACAGAACCTCAAAAGCACCAG GTGTTATTGTATTAAAAGGAGAGCTATATCTAATGGGTGGcgaaaattgtaattatactcAAATTTACAAACCTGAatcgaatacatttttaactaaagatGCCATCTACCTCAATTCTTCAATACATTCTAATACACAAGCATTTGTAATTGATACAAAAAGTATAAATccaaagaatattttgaaatattattccagtaatgaaatttaa